In a single window of the Nitrospira sp. MA-1 genome:
- a CDS encoding glycine--tRNA ligase subunit alpha codes for MTFQDIILSLHQFWKSHHCILTQPYDTEKGAGTFNPATFLRAIGPEPWRAAYIEPCRRPTDGRYGDNPNRLQHYFQYQVVLKPAPADSQDLYLQSLAHLGLDPYQHDIQFLQDDWESPTLGAWGLGWEVRLDGMEITQFTYFQEIGGLELDPVTVELTYGLERIAMYLQQVDNVYDLMWTEDVRYGDLYHESEVQFSVYNFEAADVDLIQTGFDRYEKECEQLLEHPRGLVLPAYDCCMKCSHLFNLLDARGAISVAQRTGYIGRVRNLARKCAKAYLGQREQMGFPLLRQASASSRPHRKQQII; via the coding sequence GTGACCTTTCAAGACATTATTCTCTCCCTTCATCAGTTTTGGAAATCCCACCACTGCATTTTGACTCAGCCGTATGACACTGAAAAAGGGGCTGGAACGTTTAATCCGGCAACCTTTCTTCGCGCGATCGGACCCGAGCCTTGGCGTGCGGCGTATATTGAACCCTGTCGAAGACCAACCGATGGCCGATACGGGGATAATCCGAATCGCCTCCAGCATTACTTTCAATATCAGGTGGTGTTAAAACCGGCTCCTGCGGATTCGCAGGATCTGTATCTCCAAAGTCTTGCCCATTTAGGGTTAGATCCCTACCAACACGATATTCAATTTCTTCAGGATGACTGGGAGTCTCCCACGTTAGGGGCCTGGGGGTTGGGATGGGAGGTCCGGCTGGATGGGATGGAGATCACGCAATTTACCTACTTCCAGGAGATCGGGGGATTGGAGCTGGATCCGGTCACAGTGGAGTTAACGTATGGGTTGGAACGCATTGCTATGTATCTGCAGCAAGTCGACAACGTGTATGACCTGATGTGGACAGAAGACGTTCGATACGGAGATCTCTATCATGAGTCCGAAGTCCAGTTTTCTGTCTATAACTTCGAGGCGGCCGATGTGGACTTGATTCAGACCGGCTTTGATCGCTACGAAAAGGAATGTGAGCAGTTACTGGAGCATCCACGGGGATTGGTGCTGCCGGCTTATGATTGCTGTATGAAGTGCTCTCATCTCTTTAATTTGTTGGATGCCAGAGGAGCGATCAGTGTGGCTCAACGGACAGGCTATATCGGCAGGGTTCGAAACCTTGCCAGGAAATGTGCGAAGGCCTATCTTGGTCAACGGGAGCAGATGGGGTTCCCACTCTTACGACAGGCGTCAGCTTCCTCCCGTCCTCATAGAAAACAACAGATCATTTGA